Proteins from a genomic interval of Gordonia sp. SL306:
- a CDS encoding valine--tRNA ligase, which yields MTTSDPTRELPKSWDPAEHEGRLYQGWVDAGYFTADATSDRPAFSIVIPPPNVNGSLHMGHAYEHVLMDALARRRRMQGYEVLWLPGMDHAAIAMQTMVERKLAGEGLTRDDLGREAFIERAWTEKAEIGDNIGTQMRRLGDSVDWSRERFTMDDGLSRAVQTVFKQMFDDGLIYRAERLVNWSPVLKTAISDIEVSYADVEGELVSFRYGSLDDGQPHIVVATTRLETMLGDTAIAVHPDDERYAHLIGTELEHPFSDRMIPVIADDYVDPEFGSGAVKITPAHDPNDFAIGQRHDLPMPTIMDDEARIADTGTPFDGMDRFEARVKVREALAEQGRIVKEVRPYLHSVGHSERTGEPIEPRLSMQWWVKVESLAKAAGDAVRNGDTVIHPISMEPRWFGWVDSMYDWCISRQLWWGHRIPIWYGPDGDVVCVGPDDQAPEGYVQDTDVLDTWFSSGLWPFSTMGWPEKTPDLEKFYPTSVLVTGYDILFFWVARMMMFGTYVAPQLGEDDKVPFHNLFLHGLVRDEHGRKMSKSKGNGIDPLDWVERFGADALRFTLARGANPGSDISVGEDHAQSSRNFATKLFNATKFAMMNGAALGDLPERSTLTEADRWILDRLATVRAEADAGFESYEFSKACEALYHFAWDEVCDWYLELAKVQYAENDTERSRSTSLVLGTVLDSLLRLLHPVMPFVTEALWTALTGQTSVVVAEWPQGDDAEGDVAAARHIDDLQRLITEVRRFRSDQGLKPGQRVAAEIDGLDVAGLAPSRAYLDSLARLEPAGDDFSATATIDVRLSATTVTVRIDTSGTVDVAAERKRLTKDLAAAEKELAGTTAKLGNEQFLSKAPDHVVAKIRDRQQVATEEVERLGAALDALSGS from the coding sequence GTGACCACATCCGATCCCACCCGTGAATTGCCGAAGTCCTGGGACCCCGCCGAGCACGAGGGCAGGCTCTATCAGGGCTGGGTGGACGCCGGCTACTTCACGGCCGATGCGACCAGTGACCGGCCGGCCTTCTCCATCGTCATCCCGCCACCGAACGTCAACGGTTCGCTGCACATGGGGCACGCCTACGAGCACGTGCTGATGGACGCACTCGCACGCCGGCGCCGGATGCAAGGGTATGAGGTGTTGTGGCTGCCGGGCATGGACCACGCGGCGATCGCGATGCAGACGATGGTCGAGCGCAAGCTCGCCGGTGAGGGGTTGACGCGCGACGATCTCGGTCGTGAGGCCTTCATCGAACGCGCGTGGACCGAGAAGGCCGAGATCGGCGACAACATCGGTACCCAGATGCGACGGCTGGGCGACAGTGTCGACTGGAGCCGCGAGCGGTTCACCATGGACGACGGACTGTCCCGCGCGGTGCAGACGGTGTTCAAGCAGATGTTCGACGACGGGCTGATCTACCGCGCGGAGCGACTGGTCAACTGGTCGCCGGTGCTCAAGACCGCGATCAGTGACATCGAGGTCAGCTATGCCGACGTCGAGGGCGAACTCGTCAGCTTCCGATACGGCAGTCTCGACGACGGGCAGCCTCATATCGTCGTCGCCACCACCCGCCTGGAGACGATGCTCGGCGACACGGCGATCGCCGTGCATCCCGACGACGAGCGCTACGCGCATCTGATCGGCACCGAACTCGAGCATCCGTTCTCCGACCGGATGATCCCGGTGATAGCCGACGACTACGTCGACCCCGAATTCGGTAGTGGTGCAGTGAAGATCACGCCCGCCCACGACCCCAACGACTTCGCGATCGGGCAGCGACACGACCTGCCCATGCCCACGATCATGGACGACGAGGCCCGGATAGCCGACACCGGGACACCGTTCGACGGCATGGACCGGTTCGAAGCGCGGGTCAAGGTGCGCGAGGCCCTCGCCGAGCAGGGGCGCATCGTCAAAGAGGTGCGGCCCTACCTGCACAGCGTGGGTCACTCCGAGCGCACCGGGGAGCCGATCGAACCGCGACTGTCCATGCAGTGGTGGGTCAAGGTCGAGTCCCTGGCCAAGGCGGCAGGTGACGCGGTCCGCAACGGCGACACCGTGATCCATCCGATATCGATGGAACCACGCTGGTTCGGCTGGGTCGACAGCATGTACGACTGGTGCATCTCACGACAGTTGTGGTGGGGCCATCGCATCCCGATCTGGTACGGCCCGGATGGTGACGTGGTGTGCGTCGGTCCCGACGACCAGGCGCCGGAGGGATACGTGCAGGACACCGACGTCCTCGACACGTGGTTCTCGTCCGGGCTGTGGCCCTTTTCCACGATGGGCTGGCCCGAGAAGACACCCGATCTCGAGAAGTTCTATCCCACTTCGGTTCTCGTCACGGGTTACGACATCCTGTTCTTCTGGGTGGCCCGGATGATGATGTTCGGGACCTACGTCGCACCGCAGCTGGGCGAAGATGACAAGGTCCCGTTCCACAATCTGTTCCTGCACGGCTTGGTCCGCGATGAGCACGGTCGCAAGATGTCGAAGTCGAAGGGCAACGGCATCGATCCGCTGGACTGGGTGGAGCGATTCGGCGCCGACGCCCTGCGTTTCACGCTCGCACGTGGCGCCAACCCGGGCAGTGACATCTCGGTGGGCGAGGACCACGCCCAGTCGTCGCGCAACTTCGCCACCAAGCTGTTCAACGCGACCAAGTTCGCGATGATGAACGGGGCGGCCCTCGGAGATCTGCCGGAGCGATCCACCCTCACCGAGGCGGATCGCTGGATTCTGGATCGCCTCGCGACCGTTCGTGCCGAGGCCGACGCGGGTTTCGAATCCTACGAGTTCTCCAAGGCCTGCGAGGCGCTGTACCACTTCGCTTGGGACGAGGTGTGTGACTGGTACCTGGAGCTGGCGAAGGTCCAGTACGCCGAGAACGACACAGAGCGTTCGCGGTCGACCTCGTTGGTGCTCGGCACAGTGCTCGACAGCCTGCTGCGTCTGCTGCATCCGGTTATGCCGTTTGTCACGGAGGCATTGTGGACGGCGCTGACCGGCCAGACGTCGGTCGTGGTAGCCGAGTGGCCCCAGGGCGACGATGCTGAAGGCGACGTCGCGGCGGCACGGCACATAGACGACCTCCAGCGCCTCATCACCGAGGTCCGTCGTTTCCGCAGTGACCAGGGACTGAAGCCGGGGCAGCGGGTCGCGGCCGAGATCGACGGCCTCGACGTCGCCGGACTGGCGCCGTCCCGCGCCTACCTCGATTCCCTCGCGCGTCTCGAACCCGCGGGTGACGACTTCTCGGCCACCGCAACCATCGACGTCCGGCTGTCGGCGACCACGGTGACCGTGCGGATCGACACGTCGGGAACGGTCGACGTGGCGGCCGAGCGCAAACGCCTGACCAAGGACCTCGCCGCTGCGGAGAAGGAATTGGCAGGCACCACAGCGAAACTCGGCAACGAGCAGTTCCTGTCCAAGGCCCCCGACCACGTCGTCGCGAAGATCCGCGACCGGCAGCAGGTCGCCACGGAGGAAGTCGAACGACTCGGTGCCGCCCTCGATGCGTTGAGCGGCTCGTGA
- a CDS encoding DUF4233 domain-containing protein — protein sequence MTEPVRFTPPANDPWKGLRGVMAGTLILEVIVLGLAFPIVANIGSGLTWLSGVYLGVVVLAHILAAGLQGRPYALRLDLALQVLVIVGGVFHWSIAVIGVIFLCVWIYIAYIKHDVEVRIARGMLPGQQPLDG from the coding sequence ATGACTGAACCGGTTCGGTTCACCCCGCCGGCCAACGACCCGTGGAAGGGGCTGCGTGGCGTGATGGCCGGCACCCTGATACTCGAGGTCATCGTGCTCGGGCTGGCATTCCCGATCGTGGCGAACATCGGCTCTGGCCTGACGTGGCTGTCGGGCGTCTATCTGGGCGTCGTCGTCCTCGCCCACATCCTGGCGGCCGGATTGCAGGGCCGACCGTATGCGCTGCGACTCGACCTGGCGCTCCAGGTCCTGGTGATCGTCGGCGGCGTCTTCCACTGGTCGATCGCCGTGATCGGGGTGATCTTCCTCTGCGTGTGGATCTACATCGCGTACATCAAGCACGACGTGGAGGTCCGGATCGCCCGGGGGATGCTGCCCGGTCAGCAACCGCTCGACGGCTGA
- the ndk gene encoding nucleoside-diphosphate kinase — MTERTLVLIKPDGVERSLVGDIISRIERKGLTLVALELKTVSDDVARGHYAEHEGKPFYPSLLEFITSGPLVAAVLEGPRAVAAFRQIAGGTDPVEKAVPGTIRGDFALSTQTNLVHGSDSPESAEREIALWFPDLGI, encoded by the coding sequence GTGACTGAACGGACTCTGGTACTCATCAAGCCCGACGGCGTCGAGCGGTCGCTGGTCGGCGACATCATCAGCCGGATCGAGCGCAAGGGATTGACCCTCGTGGCGCTGGAACTCAAGACCGTGAGCGACGACGTCGCGCGCGGGCACTACGCCGAACACGAGGGCAAGCCCTTCTACCCGTCGTTGCTGGAGTTCATCACCTCCGGCCCGTTGGTCGCCGCGGTGCTCGAAGGGCCGCGGGCGGTGGCCGCGTTCCGTCAGATCGCCGGTGGTACCGACCCGGTCGAGAAGGCCGTCCCGGGAACGATCCGTGGCGACTTTGCCTTGAGCACGCAGACCAATCTGGTGCACGGCTCGGACTCGCCGGAGTCTGCCGAGCGCGAGATCGCGCTGTGGTTCCCTGACCTGGGCATCTGA
- the folC gene encoding bifunctional tetrahydrofolate synthase/dihydrofolate synthase produces MGSLLAGRGGAPDDLYADDVADDDGSGYEESADDDGDRAQSPVNAGPRDDAATLAELAELEAELDTRWPETRIEPSLTRISALMDLLGSPQNSYPAIHVAGTNGKTSVTRMVDALLIALHRRTGRITSPHLQRVTERISVDGRPISARHYIDTYRELEPYITMVDDSSTATGGPRMSKFEVLIAMSYAVFAEAPVDVAVVETGMGGRWDATNVIDAAVAVITPIAMDHADYLGDSLGAIASEKAGIIKKAAADELLPTDPVTIIATQEPEVSDVLLRQAVESETIVARQNSEFAVLDSMTAVGGQLLRLQGLGGVYDEVFLPLHGAHQAANAALALAAVEAFFGAGADRQLDIDAIRAGFASVTSPGRLERVRSAPTVFVDAAHNPHGATALAQALAEEFDFRRLVGVIGMLGDKDAEGFLEAVEPVFDQIVLTNNGSPRAVDTESLAEIARPIFGDDRIVVKPFLPDAVETAIGLAEESEGEPVSGAGVVITGSVVTAGAARTLFGKEPT; encoded by the coding sequence CTGGGGTCCCTGCTCGCCGGCCGCGGTGGAGCACCCGACGACCTCTACGCCGACGACGTCGCCGACGACGACGGATCCGGGTACGAAGAGTCCGCGGACGATGACGGCGATCGTGCGCAATCGCCGGTCAACGCAGGCCCGCGCGACGACGCGGCGACGCTGGCCGAGCTCGCGGAGCTCGAGGCCGAGCTCGACACGCGCTGGCCGGAGACCAGGATCGAGCCGTCGCTGACCCGCATCTCGGCGCTGATGGATCTGCTCGGTTCGCCGCAGAACAGCTATCCCGCGATCCACGTTGCGGGTACCAACGGCAAGACGTCGGTCACCCGTATGGTCGATGCGTTGCTCATCGCACTGCACCGACGGACCGGTCGCATCACCAGCCCGCACCTGCAACGGGTCACCGAGCGGATCTCGGTGGACGGCAGGCCGATCAGCGCGCGGCACTACATCGACACCTACCGCGAACTCGAGCCCTACATCACCATGGTCGACGACTCCTCGACCGCGACCGGTGGACCACGGATGAGCAAGTTCGAGGTCCTCATCGCGATGTCGTATGCGGTGTTCGCCGAGGCGCCGGTGGACGTCGCCGTCGTGGAGACCGGGATGGGTGGACGCTGGGATGCCACGAACGTCATCGACGCCGCCGTCGCGGTGATCACGCCGATCGCCATGGACCACGCCGACTATCTGGGCGACTCCCTCGGTGCGATCGCATCCGAGAAAGCCGGGATCATCAAGAAGGCCGCCGCCGACGAACTCCTGCCCACCGACCCGGTCACGATCATCGCGACGCAGGAACCCGAGGTGTCCGACGTGCTGCTGCGGCAGGCAGTCGAATCGGAGACGATCGTCGCGAGGCAGAACTCCGAGTTCGCGGTGCTCGACTCGATGACCGCCGTCGGGGGTCAGCTGTTGCGCCTGCAGGGACTCGGCGGTGTCTACGACGAGGTCTTCCTCCCGCTGCACGGCGCCCACCAGGCGGCCAATGCCGCGCTGGCGTTGGCCGCGGTCGAGGCGTTCTTCGGCGCCGGTGCCGATCGGCAACTCGACATCGACGCGATCCGTGCGGGTTTCGCATCGGTGACGAGTCCGGGGCGTCTCGAGCGGGTGCGGAGCGCACCCACCGTCTTCGTCGACGCCGCGCACAATCCGCACGGCGCCACCGCGCTGGCCCAGGCGTTGGCCGAGGAATTCGATTTCCGACGTCTCGTGGGCGTCATCGGCATGCTCGGCGACAAGGACGCCGAGGGCTTCCTGGAGGCCGTCGAGCCGGTGTTCGACCAGATCGTGCTGACCAACAACGGTTCTCCGCGGGCGGTGGACACGGAGTCACTCGCCGAGATCGCGCGACCGATCTTCGGGGATGACCGAATCGTGGTGAAGCCCTTCCTGCCGGACGCGGTTGAGACGGCGATCGGCCTGGCCGAGGAATCCGAGGGTGAGCCCGTTTCCGGTGCGGGCGTGGTGATCACCGGGTCGGTGGTCACCGCAGGTGCTGCGCGCACCCTGTTCGGCAAGGAGCCCACATGA
- a CDS encoding FdhF/YdeP family oxidoreductase — protein MSPAQPRDETPIAEPDTVHIAHVKDYAAGVPAVAVALARGLEQMGPLRTARTLTKLNQRDGFDCPGCAWPETPGHRKHAEFCENGAKAVAEEATRRRVTPEFFATHSVADLREKSGYWLSQQGRLTHPVYLAAGDTHYRPVSWDEANSIIADEFTAMSSPDEAVFYTSGRTSNEAAFVYQLFARSVGTNNLPDCSNMCHESSGAALGASIGIGKGSVTVPDIEAADLILIAGQNPGTNHPRMLSTLEKAKHNGARIIAINPLPEAGLMRFKDPQKVSGVVGRGVKLADDFLQIRLGGDMALFRGVARLLLDAERAAPGTVLDQEFLDRHCAGVDDYLRLLDDVDFADILEATGLSRAAIVDLADAVASSERIVLCWAMGLTQHHHAVATIGEGTNVLLLRGMIGKPGAGLCPVRGHSNVQGDRTMGIFEKMPESFLAAQDAEFGIVSPRAHGYDTVAAIGAMARGDVRLFVAMGGNFVSAAPDTEYTRAALEKCSLTVQISTKLNESHLATGTAALILPTLGRTDKDVVNGVRQQVSVEDSMSVVHLSRGSLPPTSPELHSEVAIVCDLATAVLGSEHAVPWQTFRGDYDVIREHISRVIPGFENFNTRVRLSDGFVLPHPPRDRREFDTATSRANFAVNPLEWVRVPEGRLILQTLRSHDQYNTTIYGHDDRYRGIKGNRRVIMVNPDDIDSWGLKAGDRVDIVSEFAALDGVQERRVTGFEVIAYATPRGNAAAYYPETNPLVPLGAVAKESNTPVSKAVVVRLEPSPTV, from the coding sequence ATGAGTCCCGCACAGCCCCGCGACGAAACCCCCATCGCCGAACCCGACACCGTCCACATCGCGCATGTGAAGGATTACGCGGCGGGCGTGCCCGCGGTGGCGGTCGCCCTGGCGCGCGGGCTGGAGCAGATGGGGCCGCTGCGCACGGCGCGAACACTCACCAAGCTCAATCAGCGCGACGGTTTCGACTGCCCCGGCTGCGCCTGGCCGGAGACCCCCGGACACCGCAAGCACGCCGAGTTCTGCGAGAACGGGGCCAAGGCCGTCGCCGAGGAGGCGACCAGGCGGCGGGTCACCCCGGAGTTCTTCGCCACCCACTCGGTCGCGGATCTGCGTGAGAAGTCGGGGTATTGGCTGTCACAGCAGGGACGACTGACCCATCCCGTGTACCTGGCCGCCGGTGACACCCACTACCGCCCGGTCAGCTGGGACGAGGCGAATAGCATCATCGCCGACGAGTTCACCGCGATGTCGTCGCCGGACGAGGCGGTCTTCTACACCTCGGGACGGACCAGCAACGAGGCTGCCTTCGTCTATCAACTGTTCGCGCGCAGCGTCGGCACCAACAACCTCCCCGACTGTTCCAACATGTGTCACGAGTCGTCCGGCGCGGCGCTCGGCGCCTCGATCGGGATCGGCAAGGGATCGGTCACCGTGCCCGACATCGAGGCCGCCGACCTGATCCTGATCGCCGGCCAGAACCCGGGCACCAACCATCCGCGCATGCTGTCGACTCTGGAGAAGGCCAAGCACAACGGCGCCCGGATCATCGCCATCAATCCGCTGCCCGAGGCCGGTCTGATGCGGTTCAAGGATCCGCAGAAGGTGAGCGGCGTGGTCGGGCGCGGGGTGAAGCTCGCCGACGACTTCCTGCAGATTCGCCTCGGTGGGGACATGGCACTGTTCCGCGGCGTCGCGCGCCTGCTCCTCGACGCCGAGCGTGCCGCTCCCGGAACAGTTCTCGACCAGGAGTTCCTGGACCGCCACTGCGCCGGGGTGGACGACTACCTCCGGCTGCTCGATGACGTCGACTTCGCCGACATCCTCGAGGCGACCGGACTGAGCCGTGCGGCGATCGTCGACCTCGCCGACGCCGTCGCGTCGTCCGAACGGATAGTCCTCTGCTGGGCGATGGGTCTCACCCAGCATCACCATGCCGTGGCCACCATCGGCGAGGGCACCAACGTCCTGCTGCTGCGCGGCATGATCGGCAAACCCGGCGCCGGACTGTGTCCGGTCCGCGGCCACTCCAACGTGCAGGGCGACCGCACGATGGGGATCTTCGAGAAGATGCCCGAGTCGTTCCTCGCCGCCCAGGACGCCGAGTTCGGCATCGTGAGTCCACGTGCACACGGGTACGACACCGTCGCGGCCATCGGCGCGATGGCCCGTGGTGACGTCCGGCTGTTCGTCGCGATGGGCGGGAACTTCGTCTCCGCCGCACCCGACACCGAATACACCCGGGCGGCGCTCGAGAAGTGCTCGCTGACCGTTCAGATCAGCACCAAACTCAACGAGTCCCACCTCGCCACCGGCACGGCCGCTCTCATCCTGCCCACCCTCGGACGTACCGACAAGGACGTCGTGAACGGTGTCCGCCAACAGGTCTCGGTGGAGGATTCGATGTCGGTGGTCCATCTCTCCCGGGGTTCGCTGCCGCCGACATCACCCGAACTGCACAGCGAGGTGGCCATCGTCTGCGACCTCGCGACAGCAGTTCTGGGATCCGAGCACGCCGTGCCATGGCAGACGTTCCGCGGCGACTACGACGTGATACGCGAGCACATCTCACGGGTGATTCCCGGCTTCGAGAACTTCAACACCCGCGTGCGGCTGTCCGACGGATTCGTCCTGCCGCACCCACCGCGCGACCGTCGAGAGTTCGACACCGCCACCTCCCGCGCAAACTTCGCCGTCAATCCCCTCGAGTGGGTTCGCGTCCCGGAGGGACGACTGATCCTGCAGACGTTGCGCAGTCATGACCAGTACAACACCACGATCTACGGCCACGACGATCGCTACCGCGGCATCAAGGGCAATCGCCGGGTCATCATGGTGAACCCCGACGACATCGACAGCTGGGGCCTGAAGGCCGGTGACCGGGTGGACATCGTGTCGGAGTTCGCCGCGCTCGACGGCGTACAGGAACGACGGGTCACGGGATTCGAGGTGATCGCCTACGCGACGCCGCGCGGCAACGCCGCCGCCTACTACCCGGAGACCAATCCACTGGTACCGCTCGGTGCGGTGGCGAAGGAGTCGAACACCCCGGTGTCGAAGGCTGTCGTCGTTCGTCTCGAGCCGAGTCCCACCGTCTGA
- the mobA gene encoding molybdenum cofactor guanylyltransferase: MAQQDAEQRVAGIVLAGGRSRRMGRDKAALEWEGEPMLARVVRVVGERCQPVLVVANEESAAYRSLYGTGGPEAQWVTDEAPGTGPLGGLAVGLARAAEAGAEWAFVCATDMPLISVDLVDELMRGVTTSNQVVIATDAQRDHPMAGVYRTDVAGTLGRLTDGGERRMLAALELLTTHRVAVSNPEWLTNVNAPEDLHRLHV, encoded by the coding sequence ATGGCGCAACAGGATGCAGAGCAGCGGGTGGCGGGGATCGTGCTGGCGGGCGGACGCTCGCGGCGGATGGGCCGGGACAAGGCGGCACTGGAGTGGGAGGGCGAGCCGATGCTGGCCCGTGTGGTGCGGGTGGTCGGGGAGCGTTGCCAACCGGTGCTGGTGGTGGCGAACGAGGAGTCCGCCGCATACCGGTCGCTGTACGGCACCGGCGGTCCGGAGGCACAGTGGGTCACCGACGAGGCGCCGGGCACGGGTCCGCTCGGCGGGCTCGCGGTCGGACTGGCGAGAGCCGCGGAGGCGGGTGCGGAGTGGGCCTTCGTGTGCGCCACCGACATGCCGTTGATCTCGGTCGACCTCGTCGACGAACTGATGCGCGGCGTGACGACGTCGAACCAGGTGGTGATCGCGACCGACGCTCAGCGCGACCATCCGATGGCCGGTGTCTACCGCACCGACGTGGCCGGGACGCTCGGCCGACTGACCGACGGCGGCGAACGCCGGATGCTGGCCGCACTCGAACTGCTGACCACCCATCGCGTGGCGGTGAGCAACCCCGAGTGGCTCACCAACGTCAACGCGCCGGAGGACCTGCATCGGCTCCACGTGTGA